A region of Streptomyces cinnamoneus DNA encodes the following proteins:
- a CDS encoding GNAT family N-acetyltransferase yields the protein MPYPIRLAGDAVVLRDFTMDDVDDALKIVGDDRVTTWLSFDSRDRQGTQEMLEGAISRAQREPRDEYYLAIVAPPSDHVIGFCRIGLSGVRAGKLGYAVAASEWGKGYATDAARTMIDFGFRTLGLHRISAAIGPDNLASINLIERLGFTREGVLRDHVHTNGVWRDSILFSTLAKEWPESQSEGPKTLLS from the coding sequence GTGCCGTACCCCATCCGACTCGCAGGTGATGCCGTCGTCCTCCGCGACTTCACGATGGACGACGTCGACGATGCCCTGAAAATCGTGGGCGATGACCGGGTGACCACCTGGCTCTCCTTCGACAGCAGAGACCGCCAGGGCACTCAGGAAATGCTCGAAGGCGCCATAAGCCGAGCCCAGCGAGAACCCCGCGATGAGTACTACCTGGCGATCGTCGCCCCGCCGAGCGACCACGTCATCGGCTTCTGCCGCATCGGCCTCAGCGGCGTCCGCGCCGGCAAGCTCGGCTACGCGGTCGCGGCGTCCGAGTGGGGCAAGGGCTACGCCACCGACGCAGCCCGCACGATGATTGACTTCGGCTTCCGCACGCTCGGCCTCCACCGCATCAGCGCCGCCATCGGCCCCGACAACCTCGCATCGATCAACCTGATCGAACGTCTGGGCTTCACGCGCGAGGGAGTCCTCCGCGACCACGTGCACACGAACGGGGTATGGAGAGACAGCATTCTCTTCTCCACCCTCGCAAAGGAATGGCCCGAGAGCCAATCAGAAGGCCCCAAGACCCTTCTTTCGTAG
- a CDS encoding WhiB family transcriptional regulator, producing the protein MATSLIGGTRTAHLVARPSGATLAFELAPDPGLAGALCVAVEPELFFPEKGDHKTANLAREICARCPVIEACLADALKMEGGRSHSSRFGIRGGLTPNQRYQLSRRMRQSASASEAASRPVEVSTVPERKPAPCGTRRGYLRHRREGENACEACLNHAAGGRRRLTAGTAEGAAA; encoded by the coding sequence ATGGCTACGTCATTAATCGGGGGTACGCGTACCGCTCATTTGGTGGCGCGTCCCTCCGGAGCGACTCTGGCGTTCGAGCTGGCGCCGGACCCCGGCTTGGCCGGCGCCTTGTGCGTCGCGGTCGAGCCGGAGCTGTTCTTCCCCGAGAAGGGGGACCACAAGACCGCCAACCTGGCGCGGGAGATCTGCGCCCGCTGCCCGGTGATCGAGGCATGCCTGGCTGACGCCCTCAAGATGGAGGGCGGCCGCAGCCACAGCAGCCGATTCGGCATCCGTGGCGGTTTGACCCCGAACCAGCGCTACCAGCTCTCTCGGCGCATGCGCCAGTCCGCTAGCGCCTCAGAGGCCGCTTCGCGTCCGGTTGAGGTCTCGACGGTTCCGGAGCGCAAGCCCGCTCCGTGCGGTACGCGCCGCGGCTACTTGCGACACCGCCGCGAGGGCGAGAACGCGTGCGAGGCGTGCCTGAACCACGCCGCGGGCGGGCGTCGCCGTCTCACCGCCGGCACGGCCGAGGGGGCGGCGGCATGA
- a CDS encoding DUF2637 domain-containing protein, which yields MSDLGSWQEQRRRDRLADREQDRADTAARAVERREDRRLEREQDRADRAAARSEKRQDKAGRAERWRTRRAWLVDHGALMCTGVVMACAIVPALAAQFTALSTAGVGPLLAALLAAMLEGGAWAATFGAAEAARQDRPTGRYRAATWACAAVAAAINFSHGSHDYGLWLGVVLAVASLFAVGMWELHLNGSHTPSREERERARHERRRRWHHRKVCRIAGRLITAAPHGTLTAEEAFIAAWRVHHGANPGLTAQLLADRLAAEAGLGEVVEQAADSGPQRVTARLWTVGDEGLPVLGRTCPVPLKKQENRPDSVADRSMAGLRVSAPVPLDGSADSSAARPLAPLPVRPVRKAADGPAGKPRSRAVAESTGSAPRRATGRVPVAARYEAAGRRTDDELLDTARKQTAAWPDDELNAERLRTTLRIGAAKARYLRDILQAERAEITAQFQDDETDRRHGLHLVTDDAATMPAGLQDLLVPSGGDR from the coding sequence ATGAGTGACCTGGGCAGCTGGCAGGAGCAGCGCCGCCGAGACCGGCTGGCCGATCGGGAGCAGGATCGGGCCGACACCGCTGCGCGGGCAGTGGAGCGGCGCGAGGACCGTCGGCTGGAGCGTGAGCAGGACCGGGCGGACCGGGCGGCCGCCAGGAGTGAGAAGCGGCAGGACAAGGCCGGCCGCGCCGAGCGCTGGCGCACCCGGAGGGCATGGCTCGTCGATCACGGGGCGCTGATGTGCACGGGCGTCGTCATGGCTTGCGCCATCGTTCCGGCTCTGGCCGCGCAGTTCACCGCGTTGTCGACCGCCGGTGTTGGGCCGCTGCTGGCCGCGCTGCTGGCGGCGATGCTCGAAGGCGGGGCGTGGGCGGCGACGTTCGGGGCCGCGGAGGCCGCCCGGCAGGACCGCCCGACCGGCCGCTACCGGGCTGCCACATGGGCCTGTGCGGCGGTGGCTGCTGCGATTAACTTCTCGCACGGCAGCCACGACTACGGCCTGTGGCTCGGCGTCGTCCTGGCCGTCGCGTCGCTGTTCGCGGTGGGGATGTGGGAGCTGCACCTGAACGGCTCCCATACCCCCTCCCGGGAGGAGCGTGAGCGGGCCCGGCATGAGCGTCGCCGCCGGTGGCACCACCGCAAGGTGTGCCGGATTGCTGGCCGGCTCATCACCGCAGCCCCTCATGGGACGCTCACCGCGGAGGAGGCGTTCATCGCCGCGTGGCGCGTCCACCACGGCGCCAACCCGGGGCTGACCGCTCAACTCCTGGCCGACCGGCTCGCAGCGGAAGCGGGGCTGGGCGAGGTCGTCGAGCAGGCCGCCGACAGCGGCCCGCAACGGGTCACCGCCCGACTGTGGACCGTCGGCGACGAGGGGCTCCCGGTCCTCGGCCGTACCTGCCCCGTACCCCTCAAGAAGCAAGAGAACCGGCCCGACTCCGTGGCGGATCGGTCGATGGCTGGCCTGCGGGTTTCCGCGCCTGTGCCGCTCGACGGGTCGGCCGACTCTTCGGCCGCCCGGCCGCTGGCACCGCTGCCGGTCCGACCGGTACGCAAGGCGGCCGACGGCCCCGCTGGGAAGCCGCGGAGTCGGGCCGTCGCGGAGTCGACTGGGTCGGCGCCCCGGCGGGCAACCGGTCGGGTACCGGTCGCTGCCCGGTATGAGGCAGCCGGTCGACGGACCGACGACGAGCTGCTCGACACCGCGCGTAAGCAGACCGCGGCGTGGCCCGATGACGAGCTGAACGCGGAGCGGTTGCGGACCACGTTGCGGATCGGTGCGGCGAAGGCCCGGTATCTGCGCGACATCCTCCAGGCCGAGCGTGCCGAGATCACCGCCCAGTTCCAGGACGACGAGACCGACCGACGGCACGGCCTACACCTCGTCACCGACGACGCGGCCACCATGCCCGCCGGCCTGCAGGACCTCTTGGTGCCGTCCGGCGGAGACCGCTGA
- a CDS encoding GntR family transcriptional regulator, whose protein sequence is MSIDPDDPRLPSVQIADAIRKDIADEVLKPGRKLPTHKQLAERFGVATQTVQNGLRILREEGLIESAGARGSFVADKARQPDRPGDLDAIRAEVAQLKERVAVLEELVRHK, encoded by the coding sequence ATGAGCATCGACCCGGATGACCCCCGCCTGCCGTCCGTGCAGATTGCCGACGCGATCCGCAAGGACATCGCTGATGAAGTGCTCAAGCCGGGCCGGAAGCTGCCCACTCACAAGCAGCTGGCGGAGCGATTCGGTGTCGCTACTCAGACCGTGCAGAACGGCCTTCGCATCCTGCGCGAGGAGGGGCTCATCGAGTCCGCCGGCGCGAGAGGAAGCTTCGTCGCAGACAAGGCCCGCCAGCCTGACCGACCGGGCGACCTTGATGCGATCCGAGCCGAAGTCGCGCAGTTGAAGGAGCGCGTTGCCGTGCTTGAGGAGCTTGTACGTCACAAGTGA